TCCCAAGCAGTACCGGGAGGGGCATCGAGCGGGCCTCGCCCGCTATCTGGCAACTGGCGAGGGCCCCGTGCTGGGCAAGGTCCTCGAACTCAGCGCGCTCGACCGCGAAGGCCGCGAGTTCCCAGTGGAGTTGGCCATCTCCCCCGCCTCAACGCCGGGCGGAAAGGTTCTGTTCGTCGGCTTCGTGCGCGACATCACCGCACGCAAACAAGCGGAGGATGCGATCAGGGACCTCAACACAGAGTTGCAAGCTGCTGATCAGCACAAGAGTGAATTCATGGCCAACATGAGCCACGAGCTGCGCACGCCACTCAACGCGATCCTCGGCTTCTCCGAGCTGATGCTCGATGACAGCTCCAACCAGTACGACCTGGCCACGCGACAGAGGTTTCTGCAGCAGATCAATTCGAGCGGACGCCATCTGCTTGGGCTGATCAACGACATTCTCGACCTCTCCAAGGTCGAGGCCGGCGAAATGGTTTTCGAGGTCGAGACCGTTTCGATCGCCAGCGCCGTGGCTCAGGTTCTGAATACGATCGAGCCTCTCGCGACCAAGAAGGGAATCCGGATCGAAGCCCGCGTCGGCGCCGGCTATCAGGTGCGGGCGGATGCGGGCAAATTGCAGCAGATGCTTCTCAATCTCGTCTCCAATGCGGTCAAGTTCACGCCCGAGGGCGGCCGCGTGACCATCGGCGCGCGACGCCTCGCCGAGGCGGTCGAGATCTCGGTCGCCGACACGGGCATCGGCATCGCCGAGTCCGACATCAGGCGCCTCTTCAAAGAGTTCCAGCAGCTGGACTCCAGCGCGGGGCGCCGGCAGGAGGGCACCGGGCTCGGCTTGGCGCTCACCAGACGGTTGGCGGTGCTGCACGGCGGCGACGTCGGTGTGGTGAGCGAGCTGGGAAAGGGGAGTGTGTTCACCCTCAAGCTGCCGGCGGGTGCGCCTGATGAGCCGGCGGGAAGGGATTAGCCCGAGCGGAACTGGTGTTCGCTGCGCGCGGCGCCAGGCCCACCCCGCTTTTTCGATTTCCGGCGAGAGTCAGCCGGGAACCCGCTGCGCTCGGCGATTGTCCTGCGGGCGTTGGGAATGCCCGCGGCACCCGG
The DNA window shown above is from bacterium and carries:
- a CDS encoding PAS domain S-box protein is translated as MTRAPTFDDCFSVMSAASMGDTAARVALPDAPDLEDVATRLAIALNLLLDDLDQRNREQHRVEDQLRQAVNEQLHIFMNSVKDHAMITLDPDGNVASWNPGAQQIEGYRPDEIVGRHFSRFYADSEIQAGKPSRDLEEAARAGKFEDEGWRVRKDGSRFWANAVITALRDEDGRLRGFGNVTRDITERRRAEQDLTESHARLQAIIDTSLTAIVTMDGQGAITDWNPQAEATFGWPRHEALGKVLVDTIVPKQYREGHRAGLARYLATGEGPVLGKVLELSALDREGREFPVELAISPASTPGGKVLFVGFVRDITARKQAEDAIRDLNTELQAADQHKSEFMANMSHELRTPLNAILGFSELMLDDSSNQYDLATRQRFLQQINSSGRHLLGLINDILDLSKVEAGEMVFEVETVSIASAVAQVLNTIEPLATKKGIRIEARVGAGYQVRADAGKLQQMLLNLVSNAVKFTPEGGRVTIGARRLAEAVEISVADTGIGIAESDIRRLFKEFQQLDSSAGRRQEGTGLGLALTRRLAVLHGGDVGVVSELGKGSVFTLKLPAGAPDEPAGRD